One part of the Longimicrobiales bacterium genome encodes these proteins:
- a CDS encoding cupin domain-containing protein codes for MTQDLNHCFLGGNGVAVSAAFVLALVASIGAPSAVVAQVQASHVSAAELMATIEQAPEGRVSDQQIRHFDAGDINFGVGVVSRPVTDRLSAIQHHNQAEIYRVVEGRGILVTSPDLMNAQEADPDGSMVKTLTGPSAFGTIEGGVSQAIAPGDVLFIPAGIAHGFSEITEAITYIVYRIDPDQLVGLKGS; via the coding sequence ATGACCCAGGACCTGAATCATTGCTTTCTAGGCGGAAATGGCGTGGCCGTCTCGGCCGCGTTTGTCTTGGCGCTGGTGGCGTCCATAGGTGCCCCGTCCGCCGTGGTCGCCCAAGTGCAGGCCTCACATGTCAGTGCCGCCGAGCTCATGGCGACGATCGAGCAGGCGCCTGAGGGCCGCGTCAGCGACCAGCAGATCCGCCACTTCGACGCAGGCGACATCAACTTCGGTGTCGGCGTCGTGAGTCGGCCCGTGACCGATCGTTTGAGCGCGATTCAGCATCACAATCAAGCAGAGATCTATCGAGTGGTGGAAGGGCGGGGCATCCTCGTCACCTCGCCGGATCTCATGAATGCCCAGGAGGCAGACCCAGACGGCAGTATGGTGAAGACGCTCACCGGGCCGAGCGCGTTCGGGACGATCGAAGGCGGTGTCAGCCAAGCGATTGCACCGGGAGACGTCCTGTTCATTCCCGCGGGCATCGCCCATGGCTTCAGTGAGATCACGGAAGCGATCACCTACATCGTGTATCGCATTGACCCCGATCAGCTTGTCGGGCTGAAAGGCAGCTGA
- a CDS encoding creatininase family protein, whose amino-acid sequence MKRYASGAFSIVASVFVVSTLGAYNAAAQSDLTTPRPIAGANTLLIEEMTWMDVRDALAGGMTTVIVGTGGVEQNGPYVAAGKHNFVLSATTVATAQELGNALVAPIVKFVPEGSIDPPRGHMQYHATISVTQETFEALLTDIVSSLAAHGFTDVVLIGDSGGNTRGMQNVADQLNAEWADGPARVHHIPEYYREDIYSCDFLKGELGIHQEPDDCVATRNEYHDDYHYSSIIATTDPERIRAQQRIDEGLFSINGVDLNPLETTIANGRRLVQYRAEITARAIRTAVTSRNDR is encoded by the coding sequence ATGAAACGATACGCATCAGGTGCGTTCTCGATCGTTGCCTCGGTCTTCGTAGTATCGACCTTGGGCGCCTACAACGCCGCAGCGCAATCCGACCTCACGACACCCAGGCCGATCGCGGGCGCGAATACCCTGCTCATCGAAGAGATGACATGGATGGATGTCCGCGACGCGCTCGCCGGCGGCATGACTACGGTCATCGTGGGCACAGGCGGGGTCGAGCAGAACGGACCCTATGTCGCTGCGGGAAAACACAACTTTGTGCTCAGCGCGACGACCGTGGCCACCGCACAGGAACTGGGGAACGCGCTCGTCGCGCCTATCGTGAAGTTCGTCCCGGAGGGCAGCATCGATCCTCCGCGTGGGCACATGCAATACCACGCGACGATCAGCGTGACCCAGGAGACCTTCGAGGCGCTCCTGACGGACATCGTGTCGTCGCTTGCCGCGCACGGCTTCACCGATGTGGTGTTGATCGGGGACAGTGGGGGCAACACACGCGGAATGCAGAACGTGGCGGACCAGCTGAACGCCGAGTGGGCCGATGGTCCGGCTCGGGTTCATCACATTCCTGAGTACTACCGAGAGGATATCTACAGTTGTGACTTTCTGAAGGGGGAGCTGGGCATCCATCAGGAGCCAGACGACTGTGTCGCAACCCGGAACGAATATCACGACGACTATCACTATTCGTCGATCATCGCGACGACCGATCCAGAGAGAATCAGGGCTCAACAGCGCATTGATGAAGGTCTCTTCAGCATAAACGGCGTCGACCTCAATCCACTCGAGACGACGATCGCCAACGGCCGCCGTCTCGTTCAGTACCGTGCCGAGATCACGGCGCGCGCCATCCGAACTGCTGTCACTTCGAGGAACGACCGATGA